A section of the Stenotrophomonas sp. 364 genome encodes:
- a CDS encoding ribokinase: MSSKVVVVGSFNVDHVWRCESLPAPGATIAGRYSTGPGGKGFNQAVAACRAGAATTFLCALGDDAGGAMARGLAAQDGFALTAEASTEPTGTGGIYVDARGRNTIVIGPGANAALSVGFVQAQRDLLGDAKVVLAQLESPVETIEAALALAREAGVTTVLNAAPADAPSSIGLLKLADVLTPNETEFAALLGRHVGERVDANDVAALDGASLHALCRKLTGTGTVVVTLGSVGVFVSHAEDNPRGDTQPYYRVGAEQVQVLDTTGAGDAFNGALCASIAQDPDAAFIRHVRFANQFAGRSTEKEGAAVAMPHFTPGDAETK; the protein is encoded by the coding sequence ATGAGTAGCAAAGTCGTCGTCGTCGGTTCCTTCAACGTGGATCATGTCTGGCGTTGCGAGTCGCTCCCGGCCCCGGGCGCAACCATCGCCGGGCGCTACAGCACCGGTCCCGGCGGCAAGGGCTTCAATCAGGCCGTGGCCGCGTGCCGTGCTGGCGCCGCCACCACCTTCCTGTGCGCGCTGGGCGACGATGCCGGCGGTGCGATGGCACGCGGCCTGGCCGCCCAGGACGGGTTCGCGCTGACCGCCGAGGCCAGCACCGAGCCCACCGGCACCGGTGGCATCTATGTGGACGCCCGCGGCCGCAACACCATCGTGATCGGCCCGGGCGCCAATGCCGCGCTGAGCGTGGGCTTCGTGCAGGCCCAGCGCGATCTGCTGGGCGACGCGAAGGTGGTACTGGCCCAGCTGGAATCGCCGGTGGAAACCATTGAAGCGGCGCTGGCGCTGGCCCGTGAGGCCGGTGTCACCACCGTGCTCAACGCGGCCCCGGCCGACGCACCGTCCAGCATCGGCCTGCTCAAGCTGGCCGACGTGCTAACCCCCAACGAGACCGAGTTCGCCGCCCTGCTCGGCCGCCATGTGGGCGAGCGTGTGGATGCCAACGACGTGGCCGCGCTCGACGGTGCCAGCCTGCATGCGCTGTGCCGCAAGCTCACCGGCACCGGCACCGTGGTGGTGACGCTGGGCTCGGTGGGCGTGTTCGTGTCCCACGCCGAAGACAATCCGCGCGGCGATACCCAGCCGTACTATCGGGTGGGCGCCGAGCAGGTGCAGGTACTGGACACCACCGGTGCCGGCGATGCGTTCAACGGCGCCCTGTGTGCCTCGATCGCGCAGGACCCGGACGCGGCCTTCATCCGCCACGTGCGGTTTGCCAACCAGTTCGCCGGCCGCTCCACCGAGAAGGAAGGCGCCGCCGTGGCGATGCCGCACTTCACCCCGGGTGATGCCGAAACCAAGTAA
- a CDS encoding YcaO-like family protein, with product MAAAPLPPTLSSHLLHGAARARCGVVRPAQPIDAHACDATGPLFGGRRVHNAATPADPANPWQSVSGAVGLDAAAAADGAVAEALERLAAAQVTLAVRRRDTLTPSQRLDESAFALFSAGQRATPGFPWPMPEHDEDLFAAVYSLDDNQVTWVPQELVGLGPRHGQARLPSTSSGLAAWRDGRDGQWLALLRAAQELLERDALAVTWINGVAGRRIALPASWHAHASKHGGQLQAFDLTQHWNPHPVIAVAGGMPFEGRPRHVLGIACRADPAEALHKALLEWQQALTFAAHLCRHDSARLPREPAALRSFDEHAAFYTLRPDLWASVPLLKRTHDSPLQVSPTVAALRPPALRAGDELDLLRRRLGQAGIALYYRELTTTDVAAAGVRVMRVLSPQLSGLHADERAPFLGGRCRDVAWRYPGVPHGGEAPNPFPHPLG from the coding sequence ATGGCGGCCGCGCCCCTCCCGCCCACGCTGTCCTCGCACCTGCTGCACGGCGCGGCCCGTGCGCGCTGCGGGGTGGTACGTCCGGCGCAGCCGATCGACGCCCATGCCTGCGATGCCACCGGCCCGCTGTTCGGGGGACGCCGGGTGCACAACGCCGCCACCCCGGCCGACCCGGCCAATCCCTGGCAGAGCGTGTCCGGCGCCGTCGGCCTGGATGCCGCTGCCGCCGCCGATGGAGCCGTTGCCGAGGCGCTGGAGCGGCTGGCCGCGGCACAGGTCACGCTGGCGGTACGCCGCCGGGATACGTTGACGCCGTCGCAACGCCTGGACGAGTCGGCGTTCGCCTTGTTTTCGGCAGGTCAGCGCGCAACCCCGGGCTTCCCGTGGCCGATGCCCGAGCACGACGAGGATCTGTTCGCGGCCGTGTATTCCCTGGACGACAACCAGGTGACGTGGGTCCCGCAGGAGCTGGTCGGGCTAGGCCCTCGGCACGGGCAGGCACGGCTGCCGTCGACCTCCAGCGGGCTGGCCGCCTGGCGGGATGGCCGCGATGGCCAGTGGCTGGCGCTGCTGCGTGCTGCCCAGGAGCTGCTGGAACGCGACGCACTGGCGGTGACGTGGATCAATGGCGTGGCGGGCCGCCGCATCGCCCTGCCGGCGTCCTGGCACGCGCATGCCAGCAAGCACGGGGGCCAGCTGCAGGCCTTCGACCTGACCCAGCATTGGAACCCGCACCCGGTGATCGCCGTGGCCGGTGGCATGCCGTTTGAAGGCCGCCCCCGCCATGTCCTGGGCATCGCCTGCCGCGCCGACCCGGCCGAAGCGCTGCACAAAGCGCTGCTGGAGTGGCAGCAGGCGCTGACCTTCGCCGCCCATCTGTGTCGACATGACAGCGCGCGGCTGCCGCGCGAGCCTGCCGCGCTGCGCAGCTTCGACGAACATGCCGCGTTCTATACCCTGCGTCCGGACCTGTGGGCGAGCGTGCCCCTGCTGAAGCGCACGCATGACAGCCCGTTGCAGGTGTCGCCGACGGTGGCTGCGTTGCGCCCGCCGGCGCTGCGCGCCGGTGACGAGCTGGATCTGCTGCGGCGACGTCTCGGCCAGGCCGGGATCGCGTTGTACTACCGCGAGTTGACCACCACTGACGTAGCCGCAGCCGGCGTGCGGGTGATGCGGGTGCTGTCGCCGCAGCTCAGCGGCCTGCATGCCGACGAGCGTGCACCGTTCCTGGGGGGGCGTTGCCGCGACGTGGCGTGGCGCTATCCCGGCGTGCCGCACGGCGGCGAAGCGCCCAACCCCTTCCCGCATCCCTTGGGCTGA
- a CDS encoding glycosyltransferase, whose protein sequence is MKIAVVIPCYKVTRHVMDVLAAIDDAVAAIYCVDDACPDGSGALIQASSTDPRVTVLFHPHNRGVGGAIKTGYRAAIADGMDILVKVDGDGQMDPALLMDFVAPIADGTADYTKGNRFWNLSHIRRMPLLRRVGNLMLSFMTKASSGYWQVFDPTNGYTAIHARVASHLRLDAVSDRYFFETDMLFRLNTIRAVVQDVAMDARYADETSNLRVSRILGEFAFKHVRNTLKRIGYNYFLRDLSIASLELIAGLGLLAFGSLFGLYHWIASASADVTTPVGTIMIVMVALISGLQFLLAFTGFDIANVPRQVLHRSIQVNRAAPPLARPR, encoded by the coding sequence GTGAAGATCGCTGTCGTCATCCCCTGCTACAAGGTCACCCGCCATGTCATGGACGTGCTGGCGGCAATCGACGACGCCGTGGCCGCCATCTACTGCGTGGACGATGCGTGCCCCGATGGCAGTGGCGCGTTGATCCAAGCCAGCAGCACCGACCCGCGCGTCACCGTGCTGTTCCATCCGCACAACCGCGGTGTCGGCGGCGCGATCAAGACCGGCTACCGGGCCGCCATCGCCGACGGAATGGACATTTTGGTCAAGGTCGACGGCGACGGTCAGATGGATCCGGCGCTGCTGATGGACTTCGTGGCACCCATTGCCGACGGCACCGCCGACTACACCAAGGGCAACCGTTTCTGGAACCTCAGCCATATCCGGCGCATGCCCCTGCTGCGGCGGGTGGGCAACCTGATGCTGTCGTTCATGACCAAGGCCTCGTCCGGCTACTGGCAGGTGTTCGACCCCACCAACGGCTATACCGCCATCCATGCCCGCGTCGCCAGCCATCTGCGCCTGGATGCGGTCAGCGATCGCTACTTCTTCGAAACCGACATGCTGTTCCGGCTCAACACCATCCGCGCCGTCGTCCAGGACGTCGCCATGGACGCGCGCTACGCCGATGAGACCAGCAACCTGCGCGTCAGCCGCATCCTCGGGGAATTTGCCTTCAAGCATGTGCGCAATACGCTCAAGCGCATCGGCTACAACTACTTCCTGCGTGACCTGTCCATCGCGTCACTGGAGCTGATTGCCGGCCTGGGCCTGCTCGCGTTCGGCAGCCTCTTCGGCCTGTACCACTGGATCGCCTCGGCATCCGCCGATGTCACCACCCCGGTAGGCACCATCATGATCGTCATGGTGGCCCTGATTTCCGGGCTGCAGTTCCTGTTGGCCTTCACCGGTTTCGACATTGCCAATGTACCGCGCCAGGTTCTGCACCGCTCCATCCAGGTCAACCGGGCAGCGCCGCCGTTGGCCCGACCGCGCTAA
- a CDS encoding SagB/ThcOx family dehydrogenase — protein sequence MPSPPSPWHDAPAFHLFWHNGELNPARAEMMRARIADDAARIAPPPRPVHAAAGIALPDPVQPGDALAQRHSGRRFGVARWGAQELGRVLAPLRARPGDSDTRRLPSGGAKYPIQAYAALYGADDTIAAEPGIHWYDPIGHALVPVGPCPAWPALSGLLGVDWPERPAAVLFLIAEPAGTLAKYGERGGRFVLIEAGVWLGALGQQVAGMNAAGCAIGSFDDAAVLALLGLDPQRHLAVLAYACGPAP from the coding sequence ATGCCCTCACCACCGTCTCCCTGGCACGATGCCCCCGCCTTCCACCTGTTCTGGCACAACGGCGAACTCAACCCCGCACGTGCGGAGATGATGCGCGCGCGCATCGCCGACGATGCCGCGCGCATCGCCCCGCCGCCCCGACCGGTGCATGCCGCCGCCGGCATCGCCCTGCCCGACCCGGTGCAGCCCGGCGATGCGCTGGCGCAACGCCACAGTGGCCGCCGCTTCGGTGTGGCCCGCTGGGGCGCGCAGGAGCTGGGCCGCGTGCTCGCCCCGCTGCGGGCCCGACCCGGCGACAGTGACACCCGGCGCCTGCCGTCCGGTGGGGCCAAGTATCCGATCCAGGCCTATGCCGCGCTGTACGGCGCCGACGATACGATTGCCGCAGAGCCGGGCATCCATTGGTACGACCCGATCGGGCATGCGCTGGTGCCTGTGGGGCCCTGCCCCGCATGGCCGGCGCTGTCCGGGCTGCTCGGCGTGGATTGGCCCGAACGCCCGGCGGCCGTGCTGTTCCTGATCGCCGAGCCGGCCGGCACGCTGGCCAAGTACGGCGAGCGCGGTGGCCGCTTCGTATTGATCGAGGCCGGGGTCTGGCTGGGCGCACTCGGGCAGCAAGTGGCCGGGATGAACGCCGCCGGCTGCGCGATCGGCTCCTTCGACGATGCCGCCGTACTGGCCCTGCTCGGGCTCGACCCGCAGCGGCATCTGGCCGTGTTGGCCTACGCGTGTGGTCCGGCGCCCTGA
- a CDS encoding methyltransferase domain-containing protein: MTPPITAPTYLHGFSDTEQHRLVTQARLFESSIFSGIDYSNAQRLLEVGSGVGAQTEILLRRFPDLHVTGVDLSQAQLDTARANLEKTPWCSERYTLQQADAGDLPFGARQFDSAFLCWVLEHVPSPARVLSEVRRVLAPGSPVYITEVMNASFLLDPYSPHIWRYWMAFNDFQYDHGGDPFVGAKLGNLLLAGGFRDVHTEIKTIHLDNREPARRKTMIAFWEQLLLSAADPLLEAGLVDRDTVDGMRREFSLVQNDPNAVFFFSFVQARATVY; the protein is encoded by the coding sequence ATGACCCCGCCGATCACCGCCCCCACCTACCTGCACGGTTTCTCCGATACCGAGCAGCACCGCCTGGTCACCCAGGCCCGTCTGTTCGAATCGAGCATCTTCAGCGGCATCGACTACAGCAATGCCCAGCGCCTGCTGGAAGTAGGCAGCGGCGTCGGCGCGCAGACCGAGATCCTGCTGCGCCGTTTTCCCGACCTGCACGTCACCGGGGTGGACCTGAGCCAGGCGCAGCTGGACACCGCGCGCGCCAACCTGGAAAAGACGCCCTGGTGCAGCGAGCGCTACACCCTGCAGCAGGCCGATGCCGGCGACCTGCCGTTCGGCGCGCGCCAGTTCGATTCGGCGTTCCTGTGCTGGGTGCTTGAACACGTGCCGTCACCGGCGCGCGTGCTCAGCGAGGTGCGCCGCGTGCTCGCCCCGGGCTCGCCGGTGTACATCACCGAAGTGATGAACGCCTCGTTCCTGCTCGACCCGTACTCGCCGCACATCTGGCGCTACTGGATGGCCTTCAATGATTTCCAGTACGACCACGGCGGCGACCCGTTCGTGGGCGCCAAGCTCGGCAACCTGCTGCTGGCCGGTGGCTTCCGCGACGTGCACACCGAGATCAAGACCATCCACCTGGACAACCGCGAGCCGGCCCGGCGCAAGACCATGATCGCGTTCTGGGAACAGCTGCTGCTGTCGGCGGCCGACCCGCTGCTGGAGGCCGGGCTGGTCGATCGCGACACCGTGGACGGCATGCGCCGGGAATTCAGCCTGGTCCAGAACGACCCCAACGCCGTGTTCTTTTTCTCGTTCGTGCAGGCACGCGCCACCGTTTACTGA
- a CDS encoding phosphatase PAP2 family protein gives MSLPPVATTSVPQPPWREAMLWMLLLGAMFIHGYSWTNHWAASQAHTYSLHGPWDDAIPFWAWTIWPYLALNLLYPLTFFIFPTRSALRRHALAIALVQAACMLAFVCWPTGNVRAMPQPDGASGLLFAQLRAFEAPFNMAPSLHAAVLLLVWQAWRRWLQADAAPLRWLWHGACGLILVSTVTTWQHDLLDVLAGLVLGALALWITRAPVLR, from the coding sequence ATGTCCCTACCGCCCGTTGCCACCACTTCGGTTCCCCAGCCGCCCTGGCGCGAGGCGATGCTGTGGATGCTGCTGCTCGGCGCAATGTTCATCCATGGCTACAGCTGGACCAACCACTGGGCCGCCAGCCAGGCGCATACCTACAGCCTGCACGGGCCTTGGGATGATGCGATCCCGTTCTGGGCGTGGACGATCTGGCCCTACCTGGCGCTGAATCTGCTGTACCCGCTGACGTTCTTCATTTTCCCGACCCGTTCGGCCCTGCGCCGCCATGCGCTGGCCATCGCCCTGGTGCAGGCGGCCTGCATGCTCGCCTTCGTGTGCTGGCCGACCGGCAACGTGCGTGCCATGCCGCAGCCGGATGGCGCGAGCGGGCTGTTGTTCGCACAGCTGCGGGCCTTCGAGGCGCCGTTCAACATGGCGCCGTCGCTGCATGCCGCGGTGCTGCTACTGGTGTGGCAGGCGTGGCGGCGCTGGTTGCAGGCCGACGCGGCGCCCCTGCGTTGGCTGTGGCACGGCGCCTGTGGCCTGATCCTGGTCTCGACCGTGACCACCTGGCAGCACGATCTGCTGGACGTGCTTGCCGGACTGGTGCTTGGGGCGCTGGCGCTGTGGATCACGCGGGCCCCAGTTTTGCGGTAG
- a CDS encoding metal-dependent hydrolase — protein MDSLSQIVLGGAVAAAIAPAGHRRAALLAGAALGTLPDLDALVLAFTTADPVALMTEHRSASHSLLVLPWVAALIWWLFKRFGHGRVAQAPTRWFWAILLALVTHPLLDAFTVYGTQLWWPFTPAPTMWSSVFIIDPLYTVWLLIGCVVAWFARARPVAQKALVAGLVLSCGYLGWSLLAKHNVERQADRALAAMGLGDAPRFSVATPFNTLLWQVVAMTPSGYVIGERSLVADEGPMHFQGYPSNVQALRQAEAAGIPAVRRLQWFNRGFMRAQVVDGQLQLSDLRMGLEPDYTFTFAVARVQGGQWSAITPEQLRPAYEGEQGRARVKQRFAQMWARIWQTPHDQAAAADSAAARAVR, from the coding sequence ATGGACTCCCTAAGCCAGATCGTACTGGGCGGCGCCGTTGCTGCCGCCATCGCCCCCGCCGGCCACCGTCGCGCCGCCCTGTTGGCCGGTGCCGCGCTGGGCACGCTGCCGGACCTGGACGCCCTGGTGCTGGCCTTCACCACCGCCGACCCGGTCGCATTGATGACCGAGCACCGCAGCGCCAGCCATTCACTGCTGGTGCTGCCGTGGGTGGCCGCGCTGATCTGGTGGCTGTTCAAGCGCTTCGGCCACGGGCGGGTCGCGCAGGCACCGACGCGCTGGTTCTGGGCGATCCTGCTGGCGCTGGTGACCCACCCGCTGCTGGATGCCTTCACCGTGTACGGCACCCAGCTGTGGTGGCCGTTCACCCCTGCGCCGACCATGTGGTCCAGTGTCTTCATCATCGACCCGCTGTACACCGTGTGGCTGCTGATCGGCTGCGTGGTGGCCTGGTTCGCCCGTGCCCGCCCGGTGGCGCAGAAGGCGCTGGTGGCCGGGCTGGTGCTCAGCTGCGGCTACCTGGGCTGGTCGCTGCTGGCCAAGCACAACGTCGAGCGGCAGGCCGACCGCGCGCTGGCGGCGATGGGACTGGGCGACGCACCCCGCTTCTCGGTGGCCACCCCGTTCAACACGCTGCTCTGGCAGGTGGTGGCGATGACCCCGAGCGGCTACGTGATCGGCGAGCGCTCGCTGGTGGCCGACGAGGGCCCGATGCATTTCCAGGGCTATCCCTCCAACGTGCAGGCGCTGCGCCAGGCCGAGGCGGCGGGCATTCCGGCGGTGCGGCGGCTGCAGTGGTTCAACCGCGGCTTCATGCGCGCCCAGGTGGTGGATGGCCAGCTGCAGTTGAGTGACCTGCGCATGGGCCTGGAGCCGGATTACACCTTTACCTTCGCGGTGGCGCGTGTCCAGGGTGGGCAGTGGAGCGCCATCACGCCCGAGCAGTTGCGCCCGGCCTACGAAGGCGAACAGGGCAGGGCGAGGGTGAAGCAGCGGTTCGCGCAGATGTGGGCGCGGATCTGGCAGACGCCGCATGACCAGGCGGCCGCAGCAGACAGCGCAGCGGCCAGGGCCGTGCGCTGA
- the dusB gene encoding tRNA dihydrouridine synthase DusB, whose translation MQIGPYNIQPNVVLAPMAGVTDKPFRLLCKRLGAGLAASEMTISDPRFWTTRKSLHRMDHAGEPDPISVQIAGTEPQQLAEAARYNVDHGAQIIDINMGCPAKKVCNAWAGSALMRDEDLVARILTAVVQAVDVPVTLKIRTGWDCDHRNGPRIAHIAEDSGIAALAVHGRTRDQHYTGQAEYETIAAIKAALRIPVLANGDIDSPQKAAHVLAVTGVDAVMIGRAAQGRPWIFREVAHYLATGELLAPPSLDEVRDILLGHLHALHDFYGEAQGVRIARKHLGWYAKDRPENAAFRAVVNRADDAASQIALTTDYFNALAAGLPHAEASAEARCAIAP comes from the coding sequence ATGCAGATTGGCCCCTACAACATCCAGCCCAACGTGGTGCTGGCACCGATGGCCGGTGTCACCGACAAACCCTTCCGCCTGCTGTGCAAACGGCTGGGCGCGGGCTTGGCCGCCTCGGAGATGACCATCTCCGATCCGCGCTTCTGGACCACCCGCAAGTCGCTCCATCGCATGGACCATGCCGGCGAGCCGGATCCGATCAGCGTGCAGATCGCCGGCACGGAGCCGCAGCAGCTGGCCGAGGCCGCGCGCTACAACGTGGACCACGGCGCGCAGATCATCGACATCAACATGGGCTGCCCGGCCAAGAAGGTCTGCAACGCGTGGGCCGGTTCGGCGCTGATGCGCGACGAGGATCTGGTGGCACGCATCCTTACTGCCGTGGTGCAGGCGGTGGACGTGCCGGTGACGCTGAAGATCCGCACGGGCTGGGACTGCGACCACCGCAACGGCCCACGCATCGCCCATATCGCCGAGGACAGCGGCATTGCCGCGCTGGCAGTGCATGGCCGCACCCGCGACCAGCACTACACCGGCCAGGCCGAGTACGAGACCATCGCCGCGATCAAGGCCGCGCTGCGCATTCCGGTGCTGGCCAATGGCGATATCGATTCGCCGCAGAAGGCGGCCCACGTGCTGGCCGTGACCGGCGTGGACGCGGTGATGATCGGCCGGGCCGCGCAGGGTCGGCCCTGGATCTTCCGTGAAGTGGCGCATTACCTGGCCACCGGTGAACTGCTCGCCCCGCCCTCGCTGGACGAGGTGCGCGACATACTGCTGGGCCACCTGCACGCGCTGCACGACTTCTACGGCGAAGCGCAGGGTGTGCGCATCGCGCGCAAGCACTTGGGCTGGTACGCCAAGGACCGGCCGGAGAACGCCGCCTTCCGCGCGGTGGTCAACCGCGCCGACGACGCCGCCAGCCAGATCGCGCTGACCACCGACTATTTCAATGCGCTTGCCGCCGGCCTGCCGCATGCCGAGGCCAGCGCCGAGGCGCGCTGCGCCATTGCCCCCTGA
- a CDS encoding nucleoside transporter C-terminal domain-containing protein — protein sequence MVEGLGRIGFGLFGLAVLIGITWLFSNNKRAVDWKLVATGITLQIAFAALVILVPGGRDVFDALGQGFVKVLSFVNEGSSFIFGSLMDTSNYGFIFAFQVLPTIIFFSALMGVMYHLNIMQAIVRVMAWSITKVMRVSGAETTSVCASVFIGQTEAPLTVRPYIARMTQSELLTMMIGGMAHIAGGVLAAYVGMLGGGDPVQQAFYAKHLLAASIMAAPATLVVAKLLIPETGTPLTRGTVKMEVEKTSSNIIDAAAAGAGDGLKLALNIGAMLLAFIALIALLNAPLTWFGEYTGLAAAIGKPTDLSTIFGYLLAPIAWVIGTPWVDATTVGSLIGQKVVINEFVAYTELSKIVNGQVPGMSLSDEGRLIATYALCGFANFSSIAIQIGGIGGLAPERRHDLAKFGLRAVLGGTIATFMTATIAGVLTHFS from the coding sequence ATGGTCGAAGGTTTGGGCAGGATCGGCTTCGGCCTGTTCGGGTTGGCGGTGCTGATCGGCATCACCTGGCTGTTTTCCAACAACAAGCGTGCGGTGGACTGGAAGCTGGTCGCCACCGGCATCACCCTGCAGATCGCCTTTGCGGCGCTGGTGATTCTGGTGCCGGGCGGTCGGGACGTGTTCGATGCGCTGGGCCAAGGGTTCGTGAAGGTGCTGAGCTTCGTCAACGAAGGCTCCAGCTTCATCTTCGGCTCCCTGATGGACACCTCCAACTACGGGTTCATCTTCGCCTTCCAGGTGCTGCCGACCATCATCTTCTTCTCGGCGCTGATGGGGGTGATGTACCACCTCAACATCATGCAGGCGATCGTGCGGGTGATGGCGTGGTCGATCACCAAGGTGATGCGCGTGTCCGGTGCGGAAACCACCAGCGTCTGCGCCAGCGTGTTCATTGGCCAGACCGAAGCCCCGCTGACGGTGCGCCCGTACATCGCCAGGATGACCCAGTCCGAGTTGCTGACCATGATGATCGGCGGCATGGCCCACATCGCCGGCGGCGTGCTGGCCGCCTACGTGGGCATGCTGGGCGGCGGTGATCCGGTGCAGCAGGCCTTCTATGCCAAGCACCTGCTGGCAGCAAGCATCATGGCGGCCCCGGCAACGCTGGTGGTGGCCAAGCTCCTGATTCCGGAAACCGGTACCCCGCTGACCCGCGGCACGGTCAAGATGGAAGTGGAGAAGACCTCCAGCAACATCATCGATGCGGCCGCGGCCGGCGCGGGCGATGGCCTGAAGCTGGCGCTGAACATCGGCGCCATGCTGCTGGCCTTCATCGCCCTGATCGCCCTGCTCAACGCGCCGCTGACCTGGTTTGGCGAATATACCGGCCTGGCGGCCGCGATCGGCAAGCCGACCGACCTGTCGACCATCTTCGGCTACCTGCTGGCCCCGATTGCCTGGGTAATCGGTACGCCGTGGGTGGATGCCACCACGGTCGGGTCGCTGATCGGCCAGAAGGTGGTGATCAACGAGTTCGTCGCCTACACCGAGTTGTCCAAGATCGTGAACGGCCAGGTGCCGGGCATGAGCCTGTCCGACGAAGGTCGCCTGATCGCGACTTACGCGCTGTGCGGTTTTGCCAACTTCAGCTCGATCGCCATCCAGATCGGTGGTATTGGTGGGCTGGCCCCGGAACGCCGCCACGACCTGGCCAAGTTCGGCCTGCGTGCGGTGCTGGGCGGCACCATCGCCACCTTCATGACGGCGACCATTGCCGGCGTGCTGACGCATTTCAGTTGA
- the metK gene encoding methionine adenosyltransferase — translation MSSYLFTSESVSEGHPDKVADQISDAVLDAILTQDQRARVACETMVKTGVAIVAGEITTSAWIDLEALTRKVIVDIGYDSSDVGFDGATCGVLNLIGKQSPHIAQGVDRKKPEEMGAGDQGLMFGYATNETDSYMPAAIHLSHRLVEQQAKIRKKKNSPLSWLRPDAKSQVTLRYENGVVSAIDAVVLSTQHAPGVKQKDLIEAVREEIIKPVLPAKWLHKGTKFHINPTGKFEIGGPVGDCGLTGRKIIVDTYGGWARHGGGAFSGKDPSKVDRSAAYAARYVAKNVVAAGLADRCEVQVSYAIGVAEPTSISVTTFGTGKISDDKIEKLIRKHFDLRPYGIIKMLDLIHPMYQQTAAYGHFGRKPKDFSYLNGEGETVNATAFSWEKTDRAAALRADAKLK, via the coding sequence ATGTCCAGCTACCTCTTCACCTCCGAATCGGTCTCCGAAGGCCATCCGGACAAGGTTGCCGACCAGATCTCCGATGCGGTGCTGGACGCGATCCTCACCCAGGACCAGCGCGCCCGTGTCGCCTGCGAGACCATGGTCAAGACCGGCGTCGCCATCGTGGCCGGTGAAATCACCACCAGCGCCTGGATCGACCTGGAAGCGCTGACCCGCAAGGTCATCGTGGACATCGGCTATGACAGCTCCGACGTCGGCTTCGACGGCGCCACCTGCGGCGTGCTGAACCTGATCGGCAAGCAGTCCCCGCACATCGCCCAGGGCGTTGACCGCAAGAAGCCCGAAGAAATGGGCGCTGGCGACCAGGGCCTGATGTTCGGCTACGCCACCAACGAGACCGACAGCTACATGCCGGCCGCGATCCACCTGTCGCACCGTCTGGTCGAGCAGCAGGCCAAGATCCGCAAGAAGAAGAACTCGCCGCTGTCCTGGCTGCGCCCGGATGCCAAGAGCCAGGTCACCCTGCGCTATGAAAACGGCGTGGTCTCGGCCATCGACGCGGTGGTGCTGTCCACCCAGCATGCCCCGGGCGTGAAGCAGAAGGACCTCATCGAGGCCGTCCGCGAAGAGATCATCAAGCCGGTGCTGCCGGCCAAGTGGCTGCACAAGGGCACCAAGTTCCACATCAACCCGACCGGCAAGTTCGAGATCGGTGGCCCGGTGGGCGACTGCGGCCTGACCGGCCGCAAGATCATCGTGGACACCTACGGCGGCTGGGCCCGTCACGGTGGTGGTGCGTTCTCGGGCAAGGATCCGTCCAAGGTCGACCGTTCGGCCGCTTACGCTGCCCGCTACGTCGCCAAGAACGTCGTGGCTGCCGGCCTGGCCGACCGTTGCGAAGTGCAGGTCTCCTACGCCATCGGCGTGGCCGAGCCGACCTCGATCTCGGTCACCACCTTCGGCACCGGCAAGATCAGCGATGACAAGATCGAAAAGCTGATCCGCAAGCACTTCGACCTGCGCCCGTACGGCATCATCAAGATGCTGGACCTGATCCACCCGATGTACCAGCAGACCGCCGCCTACGGTCACTTCGGCCGCAAGCCGAAGGACTTCAGCTACCTCAACGGCGAGGGCGAAACCGTCAACGCCACGGCCTTCTCCTGGGAGAAGACCGACCGCGCCGCCGCCCTGCGTGCGGATGCGAAGCTGAAATAA
- a CDS encoding acyl-CoA thioesterase — protein sequence MPEFKSNQLSMTVLMSPEMANFSGKVHGGAILRLLDQVAYACASRYAGRYVVTLSVDQVMFRQPIAVGELVTFLASVNYTGTSSMEIGVKVVAEDILKRSVRHANSCFFTMVAVDEDGKPTAVPPLQLETSDERRRHAAALIRRQLREEMEQRHLELLASNPPSPE from the coding sequence ATGCCCGAATTCAAATCCAACCAGCTGTCCATGACCGTGCTGATGTCGCCGGAGATGGCCAATTTCTCCGGCAAGGTGCACGGCGGCGCGATCCTGCGGCTGCTCGACCAGGTCGCCTATGCCTGTGCCAGCCGGTATGCCGGCCGCTATGTGGTCACCCTGTCGGTGGACCAGGTGATGTTCCGCCAGCCGATCGCGGTCGGCGAGCTGGTCACCTTCCTGGCCTCGGTCAACTACACCGGCACCTCGTCAATGGAGATCGGGGTCAAGGTGGTGGCCGAGGACATCCTCAAGCGCAGCGTGCGCCACGCCAACAGCTGCTTCTTCACCATGGTCGCGGTGGACGAGGACGGCAAACCCACCGCGGTGCCGCCGCTGCAGCTGGAGACCAGCGACGAACGCCGCCGCCACGCCGCCGCGCTGATCCGTCGGCAGCTGCGCGAAGAGATGGAACAGCGTCATCTGGAGTTGCTGGCGTCCAACCCGCCGTCGCCGGAATAA